A region from the Vanessa tameamea isolate UH-Manoa-2023 chromosome 3, ilVanTame1 primary haplotype, whole genome shotgun sequence genome encodes:
- the LOC113397129 gene encoding cytochrome P450 4g15-like — protein sequence MSVVDDVSPYTLDSTRLIFYPLVLLATGLWLIYRWQQQSRLHTLGNKLPGPLPIPVFGNALLAFGKKPEELIIMALEYAEQYGTVVRGWLGTKLLIFLSDPDDVEVILNSQVHIDKASEYRFFKPWLGEGLLISSGEKWRSHRKMIAPTFHINILKSFVGIFNQNSKNVVEKMRTETGKVFDVHDYMSGVTVDILLETAMGITKDTQDDAGFDYAMAVMKMCDIIHQRHYKFWLRFDSVFKFTSFFEKQKKLLGIIHGLTNKVIKNKKEIYIQNKAKGFIPPTIEEVTKDTPENDTGLANVKTLADTVFKGYRDDLDFNDENDVGVKKRLAFLDLMIESAQNGTNKITDHEIKEEVDTIMFEGHDTTAAGSSFVLCLLGIHQDIQTRVYDELYGIFGDSDRPCTFEDTLQMKYLERVIFESLRMYPPVPLIARKLKRDVKIATKNYVLPAGATVVIGQFQIHRNPKYYANPTVFNPDNFLPENTQNRHYYSYIPFSAGPRSCVGRKYAILKLKILLSTILRNYKMVSDITEDQFVLQADIILKRTDGFRVQIEPRKRIPSTA from the exons ATGTCGGTCGTCGACGACGTTAGCCCGTACACGCTGGATTCGACGAGATTGATCTTCTATCCACTCGTACTACTTGCAACTGGCCTGTGGCTGATATACAGATGGCAGCAACAGTCAAGACTCCACACACTAGGGAACAAGCTGCCTGGTCCATTACCAATTCCTGTATTTGGAAACGCTCTTTTGGCTTTTGGAAAAAAACCAGAAG AACTCATAATAATGGCGTTGGAGTATGCAGAACAATACGGAACCGTAGTCCGAGGATGGCTTGGAACAAAGCTACTAATATTTTTGTCAGACCCCGACGACGTTGAAGTCATTCTGAACAGTCAAGTTCACATCGATAAGGCTTCAGAATACAGATTTTTCAAGCCATGGCTTGGTGAAGGTCTTTTAATCAGCTCAG gTGAAAAATGGAGATCGCATCGTAAAATGATTGCTCCAACATTCCACATCAACATCCTCAAATCCTTCGTTGGTATCTTCAACCAAAACAGCAAGAATGTTGTCGAAAAAATGAGGACTGAAACGGGAAAAGTATTCGATGTCCACGACTACATGAGCGGTGTTACTGTCGACATTCTCTTAG aaactgCAATGGGAATAACAAAGGACACGCAAGACGATGCCGGGTTTGACTACGCCATGGCGGTAATGAA GATGTGCGACATTATTCACCAAAGGCATTACAAGTTCTGGTTGCGGTTTGATTCTGTATTCAAGTTCACATCTTTCTTTGAGAAACAGAAAAAACTTCTTGGCATTATTCACGGACTGACTAACAAG gtaattaagaataaaaaagaaatatacatacaaaataaagcAAAGGGTTTTATTCCACCGACCATTGAAGAAGTAACTAAAGACACTCCCGAAAATGATACTGGATTAGCTAATGTCAAAACTCTTGCTGATACAGTTTTCAAGGGCTACCGTGACGATTTGGACTTCAATGATGAAAACGATGTTG gtgTAAAGAAACGTCTGGCTTTCTTGGATCTTATGATTGAATCTGCGCAAAATGGAACCAACAAAATAACAGACCACGAGATCAAAGAAGAGGTCGATACGATTATGTTTGAG GGTCACGACACAACTGCAGCTGGTTCTAGCTTCGTCCTGTGTCTCCTCGGTATCCACCAAGACATCCAGACTAGAGTTTACGATGAGCTGTATGGAATATTTGGTGATTCGGACCGCCCTTGTACTTTTGAAGACACGCTCCAAATGAAATATTTGGAAAGAGTCATTTTTGAATCTCTCAGGATGTACCCACCCGTACCACTTATCGCTAGGAAGTTAAAACGTGATGTCAAAATCG CAACCAAAAACTATGTTCTTCCGGCTGGAGCGACCGTTGTTATTGGACAATTCCAAATACATAGAAACCCAAAATACTACGCAAATCCTACCGTGTTCAATCCCGACAATTTCTTACCAGAAAATACTCAGAACAGGCATTATTACAGTTATATTCCATTCAGCGCTGGTCCCAGGAGTTGTGTGG GTCGTAAGTACGCCATCTTGAAGTTGAAAATCTTGCTATCTACAATCCTCCGTAACTACAAGATGGTGTCAGACATAACCGAGGACCAGTTCGTGCTTCAAGCTGACATTATCCTCAAGAGGACTGACGGGTTCAGGGTTCAAATCGAACCGAGGAAGCGGATTCCGTCAACtgcttaa